The stretch of DNA TCTGTTCCTGTTTCCCGAACCAAGGCAATATCCAATTGCTTTAAATACCGCAAACCACCGTGAATCAACTTGGTTGATTTACTACTCGTCCCTGAGGCAAAATCCCCTTTTTCGATGAGTGCGACCTTTAGACCTCGGGTTGCGGCATCTAAGGCGATCCCACATCCGGTAGCGCCACCACCAATGATAAGCAAATCAAAGGTGGATTTTTCCATTTCGCGAATCTCTTCTAATCGGTCGGCAGCAGAGAAGGGAACATAATTTTCTAGTTTCATACCTTACTTATTCAGGTTCATGGAGCAGCAAATTTGCCTTGTTAATCCATAATAAACATTAGAACGTGATCGGGCTTTATTGGTTCACCAAACCGCTATTTTGTCAAAGCAGTTAGTTGCACCTTTTTTCCGCTCGGAATAATCAAATTATATTCATAATAGGCTTTACTGTCCTTAGGATTTAAATCAGGGGTTCCCTGTATCATCGGAGGTGCAGCAGGCCATCCTTGATAATATTTGTTAGGATGGGAGCCGTCCGTTAGCTTAGCCCCCTTTATCTCCAATGGCCAGGCCGAACGAATACTGCATTCACCTCCCAATTTGGCATAAACGACTGCCTGTTGGATCGCCCCATTGTCCCAACTTATAGCTACCTCAAATCCTCCACGGGCCTTCAAGCCTTCTACTCGTCCTTTCTTCCACCTTGTTGGCAAGGCCGGCAATAGATGAATGGCCCCTGCATGGCTTTGTAGCAACATTTCTGCAATACCTGCTGTCACGCCAAAATTGCCGTCAATTTGAAAAGGAGGATGAGCATCTAATAAATTGGGGTAAACACCTCCACCTTCATATTTAACGCCTTCGAAACCGATAGGGTTAAATAAGTTGTTGATAATAGTTAAGGCATGATCGCCATCAAGTAAACGCGCCCATAAATTGGTTTTCCAACCCATCGACCACCCGGTGGCCTTGTCTCCCCTACGTAGCAAAGCATTTCTGGAAGCTTCAAAAAGTTCGGGCGTTTGCCAGGGGTTAATCTGGTTGCCCGGATGTAGGCCATATAAATGACTGAGGTGTCGATGTTGCGGATCTACCTCCACAAAATCATGGTTCCATTCCATCAAACGGCCTTCGGCATTGATCCGGAAAGCCTGGAGCTTGGGGATCATAGCTGCCAACTGGGCGCCAAACCGGGGATCAATGTTCAATACCTGGGTCGCTAACAAGCAATTTTGCAATAGTTCGTTGGTCAGCGCCAAATCCATAGCTGGGCCTGGACAAACAGGAACTTTGTCTCCTTGGGGGCTGATAAACAGGTTTTCTGGTGAGGTGCCAAAAATCGTTTCTAATTTTCCTTCCTCATTTTCTTCCAACATAGCCATCAGGAAAGTGGCTGCTCCTTTCATCAAGGGATAAGCAGTGTCTCGAAGGAAAACCTCATCTCCGGTAAAACGATAATGTTCAAAAAGGTGTTGGCATAACCACGGACCCGACATACTCCAATTGGCCCAAACGGGATCGCCCTCGCCAAAATTTCCGACCGGTGCAGATTGGGCCCACAAATCGCCATTGTGATGCGAACACCATCCGGGTCGGTTATAGTTCACCCTGGCTGTTTCAGCACCATTGACTGCCAAATCTGCCAGGTAACCAAAAAGTGGTTCCGTCAGTTCAGAAAGATTTGCCACTTCAGCTGGCCAATAGTTCATTTCTGTATTAATATTGATCGTATAGTTGCTACTCCATGGCGGCCTGATTTTTTCGGACCAAAGGCCTTGC from Saprospiraceae bacterium encodes:
- a CDS encoding glycoside hydrolase family 95 protein — translated: MKHIPFFFVTLFFFNITFLQAQKKPPQDLKLSYDAPAKVWMEALPIGNGSFGAMVFGDPNQEIIRLNHDTFWSGAPKNWNNEKAPPFIDQVKKHLQAGRFKEANQAMKNIQGPYNQSYQPLGDLLLTFDHQPIGRYERDLNLSEGVAGVRYVSNGITYTREMFASYPDQIMVIRLNASQKGQLDFKATFDSRVKHQVTVIDNSLVLRSKAPKHVDPNYFQRYPDSLAVQYDEWGGEGMEASTHLKILTKDGQVSAEGDQMVVKGATEALLLISCATSFNGRFKSPGLEGKQPTPIATATLARAEKAPFKLLRKRHVKDHRQLFDRVHLQLEEASKTAALPTNQRILQFQQQPDPSLVALLFQYGRYLLIASSRPGAQAANLQGLWSEKIRPPWSSNYTININTEMNYWPAEVANLSELTEPLFGYLADLAVNGAETARVNYNRPGWCSHHNGDLWAQSAPVGNFGEGDPVWANWSMSGPWLCQHLFEHYRFTGDEVFLRDTAYPLMKGAATFLMAMLEENEEGKLETIFGTSPENLFISPQGDKVPVCPGPAMDLALTNELLQNCLLATQVLNIDPRFGAQLAAMIPKLQAFRINAEGRLMEWNHDFVEVDPQHRHLSHLYGLHPGNQINPWQTPELFEASRNALLRRGDKATGWSMGWKTNLWARLLDGDHALTIINNLFNPIGFEGVKYEGGGVYPNLLDAHPPFQIDGNFGVTAGIAEMLLQSHAGAIHLLPALPTRWKKGRVEGLKARGGFEVAISWDNGAIQQAVVYAKLGGECSIRSAWPLEIKGAKLTDGSHPNKYYQGWPAAPPMIQGTPDLNPKDSKAYYEYNLIIPSGKKVQLTALTK